In Streptomyces sp. NBC_00569, a single genomic region encodes these proteins:
- the lgt gene encoding prolipoprotein diacylglyceryl transferase — protein MTLAFIPSPAHGVVYLGPIPLRGYAFCIIIGVFVAVWLGNKRWIARGGRSGTVADIAVWAVPFGLVGGRLYHVITDYELYFSEGRDWVDAFKIWEGGLGIWGAIALGAVGAWIGCRRRGIPLPAYADAIAPGIAIAQAIGRWGNWFNQELYGKPTDLPWALKITSSADGRVPGTYHPTFLYESLWCIGVALLVIWADRRFKLGHGRAFALYVAAYCVGRFWIEYMRVDDAHHILGLRLNDWTAMGVFLLAVIYIVISAKIRPGREAIVEPGAGDDDTAKAKGDDADPRDKAEGKAEDKAEVEAEDKAEVEAEDNAEVKAEAEDKAASDDAESTEAAGDEAADKDEANGEAGATKAGKS, from the coding sequence ATGACTCTTGCCTTCATCCCCAGTCCGGCTCACGGAGTGGTCTATCTCGGACCCATTCCGCTGCGCGGCTACGCGTTCTGCATCATCATCGGCGTCTTCGTGGCCGTCTGGCTCGGCAACAAGCGCTGGATCGCCCGCGGCGGGCGGTCCGGCACCGTTGCCGACATCGCGGTCTGGGCCGTGCCGTTCGGTCTCGTCGGCGGCCGGCTCTACCACGTGATCACGGACTACGAGCTGTACTTCAGCGAGGGCCGTGACTGGGTGGACGCCTTCAAGATCTGGGAGGGCGGCCTCGGGATCTGGGGTGCCATCGCGCTCGGCGCGGTGGGCGCGTGGATCGGGTGCCGCAGGCGCGGTATCCCGCTCCCCGCCTACGCCGACGCCATCGCCCCCGGCATCGCCATCGCGCAGGCCATCGGCCGCTGGGGCAACTGGTTCAACCAGGAGCTGTACGGCAAGCCCACCGACCTGCCGTGGGCCCTGAAGATCACGTCGTCGGCGGACGGGCGCGTGCCGGGCACGTACCACCCGACCTTCCTGTACGAGTCCCTGTGGTGCATCGGTGTCGCGCTGCTGGTGATCTGGGCGGACCGCCGTTTCAAGCTCGGCCACGGGCGGGCCTTCGCGCTCTACGTCGCCGCGTACTGCGTGGGCCGCTTCTGGATCGAGTACATGCGCGTCGACGACGCCCACCACATCCTCGGTCTGCGGCTCAACGACTGGACCGCGATGGGTGTCTTCCTGCTCGCGGTGATCTACATCGTGATCTCGGCGAAGATCCGCCCCGGCCGCGAAGCGATCGTGGAGCCGGGCGCCGGTGACGACGACACGGCCAAGGCCAAGGGCGACGACGCCGATCCCCGGGACAAGGCCGAGGGCAAGGCGGAGGACAAGGCCGAGGTCGAGGCGGAGGACAAGGCCGAGGTCGAGGCGGAGGACAACGCCGAGGTCAAGGCTGAGGCGGAGGACAAGGCAGCGAGTGACGATGCCGAGTCCACCGAGGCGGCCGGGGACGAGGCCGCCGACAAGGACGAGGCCAACGGTGAGGCAGGGGCCACGAAGGCTGGGAAGAGCTAG
- the trpA gene encoding tryptophan synthase subunit alpha — MSGTIQLLNDTLAAARADGRAALIAYLPAGFPTVDGGIEAIKAVFDGGADVVEVGLPHSDPVLDGPVIQTADDIALRGGVRIADVMRTVREAHAATGKPVLVMTYWNPIDRYGIERFTAELAEAGGAGCILPDLPVQESATWREHADKHGLGTVFVVAPSSKDERLATITAAGSGFVYAASLMGVTGTRESVGNQAQDLVRRTKATTDLPVCVGLGVSNAKQAAEVAGFADGVIVGSAFVKLMLDADDEAAGLAAVRALAADLADGVRVKA, encoded by the coding sequence GTGAGCGGCACCATCCAGCTGTTGAACGACACCCTCGCCGCCGCGCGCGCCGACGGGCGCGCCGCCCTCATCGCCTACCTCCCGGCCGGGTTCCCGACCGTGGACGGCGGCATCGAAGCGATCAAGGCCGTCTTCGACGGCGGCGCCGACGTCGTGGAGGTCGGGCTGCCGCACAGCGACCCCGTCCTCGACGGACCCGTCATCCAGACCGCCGACGACATCGCGCTGCGCGGCGGCGTCCGGATCGCCGACGTCATGCGCACGGTCCGCGAGGCCCACGCGGCGACCGGCAAGCCGGTCCTCGTCATGACGTACTGGAACCCCATCGACCGCTACGGCATCGAGCGGTTCACCGCCGAACTCGCCGAGGCGGGCGGCGCGGGCTGCATCCTGCCCGACCTGCCCGTCCAGGAGTCGGCGACCTGGAGGGAGCACGCGGACAAGCACGGCCTCGGGACCGTCTTCGTCGTCGCCCCCAGCAGCAAGGACGAGCGCCTCGCGACGATCACCGCCGCGGGCTCCGGCTTCGTGTACGCCGCCTCCCTGATGGGCGTCACCGGCACCCGCGAGTCCGTCGGCAACCAGGCCCAGGACCTCGTGCGCCGCACCAAGGCCACCACCGACCTGCCGGTCTGCGTCGGCCTCGGCGTCTCGAACGCGAAGCAGGCGGCCGAGGTCGCCGGGTTCGCCGACGGGGTCATCGTCGGCTCGGCGTTCGTGAAGCTGATGCTCGACGCGGACGACGAGGCCGCCGGGCTCGCCGCCGTGCGGGCTCTCGCGGCGGACCTCGCGGACGGGGTGCGCGTCAAGGCGTGA
- a CDS encoding MFS transporter: MTVTAPLTRTPAPEKPAHRDGNVLRWLGAYGASMIGDNIYYVALSWAAVQSGSPSQAGLVMAVSAAPRALLMLGGGVIADRLGPRRIVMAADAVRSVAVLGVAGLFLATRPGLWPLTVLGLVFGIVDALFLPAVGALPARVTGRDQLARVQGLRGLAVRLANVVGAPLGGLGVALGGPAAAFGAAGLLFAISLPLLMSLRIRDLPDDGGKSGTPARNGLADGLRHIRRHSVLAPLVVVIALSDLGFVGPLNVGLTLLADQRGWGASGMGSVLAGFGVGAGAASLLLAVRGRVPRAGLVLAVTMGGGAVAIGALAFVPRLAAAVAVALVIGLLAGLSGALCGALTQTHADPAYLGRVTAVTSLSSLGLVPLTMPLTGAAVGLWGTGPVFVASAAICALAGVYGLCRTPLRRAELPA; the protein is encoded by the coding sequence CCCGCCCACCGCGACGGCAACGTGCTGCGCTGGCTCGGCGCCTACGGCGCCTCGATGATCGGCGACAACATCTACTACGTCGCCCTGTCCTGGGCGGCCGTCCAGTCGGGCAGCCCCTCGCAGGCCGGGCTCGTCATGGCGGTCAGCGCGGCACCCCGGGCCCTGCTGATGCTCGGCGGGGGAGTGATCGCCGACCGGCTCGGGCCGCGCCGCATCGTCATGGCCGCCGACGCCGTGCGCAGCGTCGCGGTCCTCGGCGTCGCCGGGCTCTTCCTCGCGACCCGACCGGGCCTGTGGCCGCTCACCGTCCTCGGCCTGGTCTTCGGCATCGTCGACGCACTCTTCCTGCCGGCCGTCGGCGCACTGCCCGCCCGCGTCACCGGACGCGACCAGCTCGCCCGGGTCCAGGGCCTGCGCGGACTCGCGGTCCGCCTCGCCAACGTCGTGGGCGCGCCCCTCGGCGGGCTCGGCGTCGCACTCGGCGGCCCCGCGGCGGCGTTCGGCGCGGCCGGACTGCTGTTCGCGATCTCGCTGCCGCTCCTGATGTCCCTGCGCATCCGGGACCTGCCCGACGACGGCGGCAAGAGCGGCACCCCGGCGAGGAACGGCCTCGCGGACGGACTGCGTCACATCCGCCGCCACAGCGTCCTCGCCCCGCTCGTCGTCGTCATCGCCCTCAGCGACCTCGGCTTCGTCGGCCCCCTGAACGTCGGCCTGACCCTCCTCGCCGACCAGCGCGGCTGGGGCGCCTCAGGGATGGGCTCGGTGCTCGCCGGGTTCGGCGTCGGCGCGGGCGCGGCCTCGCTGCTCCTCGCCGTCCGCGGCCGCGTGCCGCGCGCGGGTCTCGTCCTCGCCGTGACCATGGGAGGCGGCGCCGTCGCCATCGGCGCGCTCGCCTTCGTACCGCGCCTCGCCGCCGCGGTCGCCGTCGCGCTGGTCATCGGGCTGCTCGCCGGTCTCAGCGGCGCCCTGTGCGGAGCGCTCACACAGACCCACGCGGACCCGGCCTACCTCGGCCGGGTCACCGCCGTCACGAGCCTGTCCAGCCTCGGCCTCGTCCCGCTCACCATGCCGCTGACCGGCGCGGCCGTCGGCCTGTGGGGCACCGGACCCGTCTTCGTGGCCAGCGCCGCGATCTGCGCCCTCGCCGGCGTCTACGGGCTGTGCCGCACGCCGCTGCGCCGCGCCGAGCTCCCGGCCTGA
- a CDS encoding TIGR03085 family metal-binding protein has translation MSTHAKRERLLLADLLEASGPDAPTLCEGWNARDLAAHVVVRERRADAAGGILIKQLAQRLERVQAEFAEKPYDELIQLIRTGPPRFSPFSVKQIDEASNAVEFYVHTEDVRRAQPDWTPRELDPVFADVLWSRLERMARVIGRKSPVGLVLRRPDGRTVVAHKGTPVVTVTGEPAELLLFAFGRQDAARVETEGEKDAIGKLHEAKQLGI, from the coding sequence ATGTCGACCCATGCGAAGCGTGAACGACTTCTCCTCGCCGACCTGTTGGAGGCGTCGGGCCCCGACGCCCCGACCCTGTGCGAGGGCTGGAACGCCCGTGATCTCGCGGCCCATGTGGTGGTGCGCGAGCGCCGTGCGGACGCCGCGGGCGGGATCCTGATCAAGCAGCTGGCGCAGCGTCTGGAGCGGGTGCAGGCCGAGTTCGCCGAGAAGCCCTACGACGAGCTGATCCAGCTGATCAGGACGGGCCCGCCGCGCTTCTCGCCGTTCTCCGTCAAGCAGATCGACGAGGCATCCAACGCGGTCGAGTTCTACGTCCACACGGAGGACGTGCGCCGCGCGCAGCCGGACTGGACGCCGCGCGAGCTCGACCCGGTCTTCGCGGACGTGCTGTGGTCGCGCCTGGAGCGGATGGCCCGCGTGATCGGCCGCAAGTCGCCGGTCGGTCTGGTTCTGCGCCGCCCGGACGGCCGGACGGTGGTGGCGCACAAGGGCACGCCCGTGGTGACGGTGACCGGTGAGCCCGCCGAACTGCTGTTGTTCGCGTTCGGCCGGCAGGACGCGGCGCGGGTGGAGACGGAAGGCGAGAAGGACGCGATCGGGAAGCTGCACGAGGCGAAGCAGCTCGGGATCTGA
- a CDS encoding anthranilate synthase component I: MDLETFRKLATDRRVIPVSRKLLADGDTPVGLYRKLAGERPGTFLLESAENGRSWSRYSFVGVRSAGTLTTRDGQAHWLGTPPVGVPTHGDPLAALRATVETLHTPRYEGLPPFTGGMVGYLGYDIVRRLEKIGPGERDDLKLPELTMLLTSDLAVLDHWDGSVLLIANAINHNDLETGVDEAYADAVARLDAMEADLSRPVVQAPAALPPSELPEFTALWGGTDYQEAVEDIKERIRAGEAFQVVPSQRFETPCTASALDVYRVLRATNPSPYMYLFRFDGFDVVGSSPEALVKVEDGRAMVHPIAGTRHRGATPQEDQALADELLADPKERAEHLMLVDLGRNDLGRVCEPGSVEVVDFMSVERYSHVMHIVSTVTGRVAPGTTAFDVLTACFPAGTLSGAPKPRAMQIIDELEPSRRGLYGGCVGYLDFAGDSDTAIAIRTALLRDNTAYVQAGAGIVADSDPVAEDTECRNKAAAVLRAVHTANRMHDA, translated from the coding sequence ATGGATCTCGAGACCTTCCGCAAGCTCGCGACCGACCGCCGAGTGATCCCCGTCAGCCGCAAGCTCCTCGCGGACGGCGACACCCCAGTCGGTCTGTACCGCAAGCTGGCCGGTGAACGCCCCGGCACGTTCCTCCTGGAATCCGCGGAGAACGGCCGCTCGTGGTCCCGCTACTCCTTCGTCGGCGTCCGCTCGGCCGGCACCCTCACCACCCGCGACGGCCAGGCGCACTGGCTGGGCACCCCGCCCGTGGGCGTCCCCACCCACGGCGACCCGCTCGCCGCCCTTCGCGCCACCGTCGAGACCCTCCACACCCCCCGCTACGAGGGCCTGCCCCCGTTCACCGGTGGCATGGTCGGCTACCTCGGCTACGACATCGTGCGGCGCCTGGAGAAGATCGGCCCCGGCGAGCGCGACGACCTGAAGCTCCCCGAGCTGACGATGCTGCTCACCAGTGACCTCGCCGTCCTCGACCACTGGGACGGCTCGGTCCTGCTGATCGCCAACGCGATCAACCACAACGACCTCGAAACCGGCGTCGACGAGGCCTACGCGGACGCCGTGGCCCGCCTCGACGCGATGGAGGCCGACCTCTCCCGGCCCGTCGTCCAGGCCCCCGCCGCGCTCCCGCCCTCCGAACTCCCGGAGTTCACCGCCCTGTGGGGCGGCACGGACTACCAGGAGGCCGTCGAGGACATCAAGGAGCGCATCCGGGCGGGCGAGGCCTTCCAGGTCGTGCCCTCGCAGCGCTTCGAGACGCCGTGCACGGCCAGCGCGCTCGACGTCTACCGGGTCCTGCGCGCCACCAACCCGTCGCCGTACATGTACCTGTTCCGCTTCGACGGGTTCGACGTGGTCGGCTCGTCGCCGGAGGCCCTCGTCAAGGTGGAGGACGGGCGCGCCATGGTGCACCCCATCGCGGGGACCAGGCATCGCGGCGCCACCCCCCAGGAGGACCAGGCGCTCGCCGACGAGCTCCTCGCCGACCCCAAGGAGCGCGCCGAGCACCTGATGCTCGTCGACCTCGGCCGCAACGACCTCGGCCGCGTCTGCGAACCGGGCTCCGTCGAGGTCGTCGACTTCATGTCCGTCGAGCGCTACTCGCACGTCATGCACATCGTGTCGACCGTCACCGGCCGGGTCGCCCCGGGCACCACCGCCTTCGACGTCCTCACCGCCTGCTTCCCCGCGGGCACCCTCTCGGGCGCGCCCAAGCCGCGCGCGATGCAGATCATCGACGAGCTCGAACCCTCCCGGCGCGGTCTGTACGGCGGATGTGTCGGATATCTCGACTTCGCCGGGGACTCCGACACGGCCATCGCCATCCGCACCGCGCTCCTGCGCGACAACACCGCATATGTGCAGGCCGGAGCGGGTATCGTCGCCGACTCCGATCCCGTCGCCGAAGACACCGAGTGCCGCAACAAGGCGGCGGCGGTGCTGCGCGCCGTGCACACCGCCAACCGGATGCACGACGCCTGA
- a CDS encoding DsbA family protein — protein MSEKNREGKRTARDRLAEEREKQRAKDRRRRGLIVGGAVVGVLALAAVIGVIAANSGDDKTEASGTVVAPQGATGKDSLAIPVGKDSAKSTLTVWEDFRCPACKAFEDAYRTTIHELTDSGQLRVEYHLATLIDKNMGGSGSLRAANAAACAQDAGKFTPFHDVLYENQPPETDDAFADNGKLIDLAGKVGGLVTPDFKKCVDGGSHDAWVEKSNQAFQDGGFHGTPTVLLNGKNVFGDQANPLTPAKLKQMVQAADKP, from the coding sequence GTGAGCGAGAAGAACCGTGAGGGAAAGCGCACCGCCCGTGACCGGCTGGCGGAGGAGCGCGAGAAGCAGAGAGCCAAGGACAGGCGCCGCAGGGGCTTGATCGTGGGGGGCGCCGTCGTGGGCGTCCTCGCGCTGGCCGCCGTGATCGGAGTGATCGCGGCGAATTCCGGTGACGACAAGACCGAGGCCTCGGGGACCGTCGTCGCCCCGCAGGGTGCGACCGGCAAGGACAGCCTCGCCATCCCGGTCGGCAAGGACAGCGCGAAGTCGACACTCACGGTGTGGGAGGACTTCCGCTGCCCCGCGTGCAAGGCCTTCGAGGACGCCTACCGCACGACGATCCACGAGCTGACCGACTCCGGACAGCTCAGGGTCGAGTACCACCTGGCCACGCTCATCGACAAGAACATGGGCGGCAGCGGCTCCCTGCGCGCGGCGAACGCGGCGGCGTGTGCCCAGGACGCCGGGAAGTTCACCCCGTTCCACGACGTCCTCTACGAGAACCAGCCCCCGGAGACCGACGACGCCTTCGCCGACAACGGCAAGCTGATCGACCTGGCCGGCAAGGTCGGCGGCCTCGTGACGCCGGACTTCAAGAAGTGTGTCGACGGCGGCAGCCACGACGCCTGGGTCGAGAAGTCGAACCAGGCGTTCCAGGACGGCGGCTTCCACGGGACCCCGACGGTGCTCCTGAACGGGAAGAACGTGTTCGGTGACCAGGCCAACCCGCTGACCCCCGCGAAGCTGAAGCAGATGGTGCAGGCGGCCGACAAGCCGTAG
- the trpB gene encoding tryptophan synthase subunit beta yields MPSNFFIPDPEGQVPTGEGYFGAFGGKFIPEALVAAVDEVAVEYDKAKNDPAFAAELDDLLVNYTGRPSSLTEVPRFAEHAGGVRMFLKREDLNHTGSHKINNVLGQALLTKRMGKTRVIAETGAGQHGVATATACALFGLECTIYMGEIDTERQALNVARMRMLGAEVVAVKSGSRTLKDAINEAFRDWVANVDRTHYLFGTVAGPHPFPAMVRDFHRVIGVEARRQILERAGRLPDAAVACVGGGSNAIGLFHAFIPDADVRLIGCEPAGHGLETGEHAATLTAGEPGILHGSRSYVLQDDEGQITEPYSISAGLDYPGIGPEHAFLKDSGRGEYRAVTDDAAMQALRLLSRTEGIIPAIESAHALAGAIEVGKELGKDGLVIVNLSGRGDKDMDTAARYFGLYDTDAAVAADAAGTGAEIEGDAK; encoded by the coding sequence ATGCCCAGTAACTTCTTCATTCCCGATCCCGAGGGCCAAGTCCCCACCGGCGAGGGGTACTTCGGCGCGTTCGGCGGCAAGTTCATCCCGGAGGCGCTCGTCGCCGCCGTCGACGAGGTCGCCGTCGAGTACGACAAGGCCAAGAACGACCCGGCCTTCGCCGCCGAGCTCGACGACCTGCTCGTCAACTACACGGGACGGCCCAGCTCCCTCACCGAGGTGCCCCGGTTCGCCGAGCACGCCGGCGGCGTCCGGATGTTCCTCAAGCGCGAGGACCTCAACCACACCGGCTCGCACAAGATCAACAACGTGCTCGGCCAGGCGCTCCTCACCAAGCGCATGGGCAAGACCCGCGTCATCGCCGAGACCGGCGCCGGCCAGCACGGCGTGGCCACCGCCACCGCCTGCGCCCTCTTCGGCCTCGAGTGCACCATCTACATGGGCGAGATCGACACCGAGCGCCAGGCGCTCAACGTGGCGCGCATGCGGATGCTCGGCGCCGAGGTCGTCGCCGTGAAGTCCGGCAGCCGCACCCTCAAGGACGCCATCAACGAGGCGTTCCGCGACTGGGTCGCCAACGTCGACCGCACGCACTACCTCTTCGGGACCGTCGCGGGACCCCACCCCTTCCCGGCGATGGTCCGCGACTTCCACCGCGTCATCGGCGTCGAGGCCCGCCGCCAGATCCTGGAGCGCGCCGGACGCCTGCCCGACGCGGCCGTGGCCTGCGTCGGCGGCGGCTCGAACGCCATCGGCCTCTTCCACGCCTTCATCCCCGACGCCGACGTGCGCCTCATCGGCTGCGAGCCGGCCGGCCACGGCCTCGAGACCGGCGAGCATGCCGCGACGCTGACCGCGGGCGAGCCCGGCATCCTGCACGGTTCACGGTCGTACGTCCTCCAGGACGACGAGGGCCAGATCACCGAGCCGTACTCGATCTCGGCGGGCCTCGACTACCCGGGCATCGGCCCCGAGCACGCCTTCCTCAAGGACAGCGGCCGCGGCGAGTACCGCGCGGTCACCGACGACGCCGCCATGCAGGCCCTGCGCCTGCTGTCGCGCACCGAGGGCATCATCCCGGCCATCGAGAGCGCCCACGCGCTCGCCGGAGCCATCGAGGTCGGCAAGGAACTCGGCAAGGACGGGCTGGTCATCGTCAACCTGTCCGGGCGCGGCGACAAGGACATGGACACGGCCGCCCGCTACTTCGGCCTGTACGACACCGACGCCGCCGTCGCGGCGGACGCGGCCGGGACCGGCGCGGAGATCGAGGGAGACGCCAAGTGA
- the hisI gene encoding phosphoribosyl-AMP cyclohydrolase has product MTSTPPPSSLDPSVAARLKRSADGLVPAIAQQYDTGEVLMLGWMDDEALHRTLTTGRCTYWSRSRQEYWVKGDTSGHFQHVKSVALDCDADTLLVKVDQVGAACHTGDRTCFDAGELTVTGTDA; this is encoded by the coding sequence ATGACCAGCACGCCTCCGCCCAGCAGCCTCGACCCCTCCGTCGCCGCCCGCCTCAAGCGCAGCGCCGACGGCCTGGTCCCCGCGATCGCCCAGCAGTACGACACCGGCGAGGTGCTCATGCTCGGCTGGATGGACGACGAGGCGCTGCACCGCACGCTGACGACGGGCCGCTGCACGTACTGGTCCCGCAGCCGCCAGGAGTACTGGGTCAAGGGTGACACCTCCGGCCACTTCCAGCACGTGAAGTCGGTAGCCCTCGACTGTGACGCGGACACCCTCCTGGTGAAGGTCGACCAGGTCGGCGCGGCCTGCCACACCGGCGACCGCACCTGCTTCGACGCGGGCGAACTGACCGTGACCGGCACCGACGCCTGA
- a CDS encoding TIGR02234 family membrane protein, with protein MTSAVPSPRTEAGTASPETAAARNGRRSLAAALLFGAVGAAVALLSSRQEWASGSATVPGGSFPLAAKGSDVTGVPAALAIVGLAALVAVFAVRRAGRTLVAGLLALSGAGAVVAAVLGAGDSAALDEKAAEVSGNTAATIGSLGHTVWPYVGAAGGALILLAGLLALRYGRSWPSMGGRYERDGTPRPRKAARPVDPERPEELWKALDRGEDPTHEA; from the coding sequence GTGACTTCCGCAGTGCCATCCCCCCGAACCGAAGCCGGGACCGCCTCCCCGGAGACGGCCGCCGCGCGCAACGGCCGCCGCAGCCTCGCCGCCGCGCTCCTGTTCGGCGCCGTCGGCGCGGCGGTGGCCCTGCTCTCCTCGCGGCAGGAGTGGGCCTCCGGGTCCGCGACCGTGCCGGGCGGCAGCTTCCCGCTCGCCGCCAAGGGCAGTGACGTCACCGGAGTGCCCGCGGCCCTCGCCATAGTGGGGCTCGCGGCCCTCGTCGCCGTCTTCGCGGTCCGCCGCGCAGGGCGCACGCTCGTCGCCGGGCTCCTCGCGCTCAGCGGCGCGGGCGCCGTCGTCGCCGCCGTCCTCGGCGCGGGCGACAGCGCGGCCCTCGACGAGAAGGCAGCCGAGGTCTCCGGCAACACCGCCGCCACCATCGGCTCGCTCGGCCACACGGTATGGCCGTACGTCGGTGCCGCGGGCGGCGCCCTCATCCTCCTGGCCGGCCTGCTCGCCCTGCGCTACGGCCGCTCCTGGCCGTCGATGGGCGGCCGCTACGAGCGGGACGGTACCCCGCGCCCCCGCAAGGCGGCCCGTCCCGTCGACCCGGAGCGCCCCGAGGAGCTGTGGAAGGCCCTCGACCGGGGCGAGGACCCCACACACGAGGCATAG
- a CDS encoding HGxxPAAW family protein has protein sequence MADSSHGHTPAAWTGVIIAFIGFCVAGAFMVMANPVGFWAGMALLAIAAVVGGAMSAAGLGKPKPQSLPAVSPEPVVVEA, from the coding sequence ATGGCGGACAGCAGCCACGGACACACCCCGGCCGCCTGGACCGGTGTCATCATCGCCTTCATCGGTTTCTGCGTCGCGGGCGCCTTCATGGTGATGGCCAACCCCGTCGGCTTCTGGGCGGGCATGGCCCTGCTCGCCATCGCCGCGGTCGTCGGCGGCGCCATGAGCGCCGCGGGTCTCGGCAAGCCGAAGCCGCAGTCGCTGCCGGCCGTCTCGCCCGAGCCCGTCGTCGTGGAGGCCTGA
- a CDS encoding DUF2752 domain-containing protein, translated as MNAETDTSAATLTSGAAGSLRRLAVPAGVLAAVGAGFAYVGSVDPNEPGHYPVCPLLHYTGIYCPGCGGLRSAHALVHGDLMAALGDNALAVAGYALFAVLWVVWAVRVARGLPIRIDLGRPHLWAVGSVVLVFTVVRNLPPGGWLHP; from the coding sequence GTGAACGCCGAAACGGACACTTCCGCGGCCACCCTGACCAGCGGCGCCGCCGGTTCGCTGCGGCGGCTGGCCGTCCCCGCCGGTGTCCTCGCCGCGGTCGGTGCGGGCTTCGCCTACGTCGGGTCCGTCGACCCGAACGAACCGGGCCACTACCCCGTCTGCCCGCTGCTCCACTACACGGGGATCTACTGCCCCGGATGCGGCGGTCTGCGCAGCGCCCACGCGCTCGTCCACGGCGACCTCATGGCCGCTCTGGGGGACAACGCGCTCGCCGTGGCGGGCTACGCCCTCTTCGCCGTCCTGTGGGTCGTATGGGCCGTACGGGTGGCACGGGGACTGCCCATACGGATCGATCTCGGACGCCCTCACCTGTGGGCCGTGGGCTCCGTGGTACTTGTCTTCACGGTTGTCCGGAACCTGCCCCCAGGTGGCTGGCTCCATCCTTGA
- the trpM gene encoding tryptophan biosynthesis modulator TrpM, which yields MPIFPKLSASLEQGRPHSRLAPGCRPRGCRAPARRVHGRRVRYVIGDEPGQVNGMRWCCAP from the coding sequence ATGCCCATCTTCCCCAAGCTCTCGGCTTCGCTCGAGCAGGGGAGACCCCATTCCCGCCTCGCACCCGGCTGCCGCCCCCGCGGCTGCCGGGCGCCGGCGCGGCGTGTGCACGGGCGCCGGGTGCGTTACGTCATCGGCGACGAGCCGGGACAGGTCAACGGGATGCGATGGTGCTGCGCCCCATAA
- the trpC gene encoding indole-3-glycerol phosphate synthase TrpC has translation MSVLDEIIDGVRADLAERQAHVSLDELKERAAKAPAAKDGVAALRGDGVKVICEVKRSSPSKGALAAIADPAGLAADYEAGGAAVISVLTEQRRFGGSLADLEAVRAKVDIPILRKDFIVTSYQLWEARAYGADLALLIVAALEQPALESLIERAESIGLTPIVEVHDEDEVERAVDAGARIIGVNARNLKTLKVDRDTFQQVAPEIPDHIVKIAESGVRGPHDLIAYANAGADAVLVGESLVTGRDPRTAVSDLVAAGAHPALRHGRS, from the coding sequence GTGAGTGTGCTCGACGAGATCATCGACGGAGTCCGTGCCGACCTCGCGGAGCGGCAGGCGCACGTCAGCCTCGACGAGCTCAAGGAGCGCGCGGCCAAGGCACCCGCCGCCAAGGACGGAGTGGCCGCCCTGCGCGGCGACGGCGTCAAGGTGATCTGCGAGGTCAAGCGTTCCAGCCCGTCCAAGGGCGCGCTCGCCGCGATCGCCGACCCGGCCGGTCTCGCCGCTGACTACGAGGCGGGCGGCGCCGCCGTCATCTCCGTACTGACCGAACAGCGCCGTTTCGGCGGTTCGCTCGCCGACCTCGAAGCCGTGCGCGCCAAGGTCGACATCCCGATCCTGCGCAAGGACTTCATCGTCACCTCGTACCAGCTGTGGGAGGCCAGGGCGTACGGCGCCGACCTCGCGCTGCTGATCGTGGCCGCCCTGGAGCAGCCCGCCCTCGAGTCGCTCATCGAGCGCGCGGAGTCGATCGGGCTCACGCCGATCGTCGAGGTGCACGACGAGGACGAGGTGGAGCGCGCCGTGGACGCGGGCGCCCGCATCATCGGCGTGAACGCGCGCAACCTCAAGACGCTCAAGGTCGACCGCGACACGTTCCAGCAGGTCGCCCCGGAGATCCCCGACCACATCGTCAAGATCGCCGAGTCGGGCGTGCGAGGCCCGCACGACCTCATCGCGTACGCCAACGCGGGCGCCGACGCCGTCCTCGTGGGCGAGTCCCTGGTGACCGGCCGCGACCCGCGCACCGCGGTCTCCGACCTGGTCGCCGCGGGCGCCCACCCCGCCCTGCGCCACGGCAGGAGCTGA